One region of Corvus moneduloides isolate bCorMon1 chromosome 33, bCorMon1.pri, whole genome shotgun sequence genomic DNA includes:
- the LOC116437150 gene encoding serine/threonine-protein kinase pim-1-like isoform X1, with translation MPGRAMRPARPRPRAGLRPPRPRASRRGLASARLLPYWRWRCWAGISACLLGSIASLWPRLARLRPRPRPRLRPRPRRRPRLLPGPAEDTDGAAAPAASAAPSPVRALPLGSAAPAPEPPVSPSKEATSGDTRPGAVEEQPGAVSGPGPSADSRVSPAGKAQQGLTERYRVGSLLGRGGFGSVFAATRLSDGAPVAIKRVPRNRIRHWGELPDGTSAPLEVVLLDKVSTGFPGVVQLLEWLELPNNVVLVMERPEHSEDLLHFIRARGFLSEEVARELFRQVLEAVRHCTSCGVLHRDLKPENILVDLATGQAKLIDFGCGTHLQDTAYTRFAGTPSYSPPEWNHFGWYYGEAATVWSLGIVLHQMVCGQHPFPKGRNISWGQLSLPQRLSQDCKELIRWCLSLHSLDRPSLEDLSCDPWLQDIHHP, from the exons ATGCCAGGCCGGGCCATGCGCCCggcccgcccgcggccccgggcggggctgcgccctccccgcccccgggcGTCCCGCCGCGGTCTCGCCTCCGCCCGGCTCTTGCCCTACTGGCGGTGGCGCTGCTGGGCGGGCATCAGTGCCTGCCTCTTGGGCAGCATTGCCAGCCTCTGGCCCCGGCTGGCCCGActccggccccggccccggccccggctccggccccggccccggcgccggccccggctcctcccgggACCCGCCGAGGACACAGAcggcgcggccgctcccgccgcgtCCGCGGCCCCTTCCCCGGTCCGAGCTCTTCCGCTCGGCAGCGCGGCCCCCGCCCCCGAGCCGCCGGTGTCCCCTTCGAAAGAGGCAACATCTGGGGATACCCGGCCCGGGGCGGTTGAGGAGCAGCCGGGGGCCGTTTCTGGCCCCGGGCCGAGCGCTGACAGCCGCGTCTCGCCGGCAGGGAAGGCGCAGCAGGGCCTGACGGAGCGCTACCGGGTGGGTTCGCTGCTGGGGCGCGGCGGCTTCGGCAGCGTCTTCGCGGCGACGCGGCTCTCGGACGGCGCCCCG GTGGCCATCAAACGGGTGCCACGGAACCGCATCCGTCATTGGGGCGAGCTG CCCGACGGCACCAGCGCACCACTCGAGGTCGTGCTGCTGGACAAGGTGTCCACCGGCTTCCCTGGTGTGGTGCAGCTCCTCGAGTGGCTCGAGCTCCCCAACAACGTGGTGCTGGTGATGGAGCGGCCGGAGCACTCTGAGGACCTGCTTCATTTCATTCGAGCGCGGGGCTTCCTGTCCGAGGAGGTGGCACGGGAGCTGTTCCGCCAGGTCCTGGAGGCCGTGCGGCACTGCACCAGCTGCGGGGTCCTTCACAGGGACCTAAAACCAGAGAACATCCTGGTTGACCTGGCCACCGGCCAGGCCAAATTGATTGATTTTGGCTGCGGCACCCACCTGCAAGACACAGCCTACACCCGCTTTGCAG GAACACCATCGTACAGCCCCCCGGAATGGAACCATTTTGGCTGGTACTACGGCGAGGCAGCGACCGTCTGGTCCCTGGGCATCGTGCTGCACCAGATGGTCTGCGGGCAGCACCCGTTCCCGAAGGGCCGGAACATCAGCTGGGGCCAGCTGTCGCTCCCACAACGGCTCTCTCAAG ACTGCAAGGAGCTGATCAGATGGTGTCTGTCCCTGCACTCCTTGGACAGGCCCTCATTAGAAGACCTGTCCTGTGATCCTTGGCTGCAGGATATTCATCATCCGTAG
- the LOC116437150 gene encoding serine/threonine-protein kinase pim-1-like isoform X3, with the protein MPGRAMRPARPRPRAGLRPPRPRASRRGLASARLLPYWRWRCWAGISACLLGSIASLWPRLARLRPRPRPRLRPRPRRRPRLLPGPAEDTDGAAAPAASAAPSPVRALPLGSAAPAPEPPVSPSKEATSGDTRPGAVEEQPGAVSGPGPSADSRVSPAGKAQQGLTERYRVAIKRVPRNRIRHWGELPDGTSAPLEVVLLDKVSTGFPGVVQLLEWLELPNNVVLVMERPEHSEDLLHFIRARGFLSEEVARELFRQVLEAVRHCTSCGVLHRDLKPENILVDLATGQAKLIDFGCGTHLQDTAYTRFAGTPSYSPPEWNHFGWYYGEAATVWSLGIVLHQMVCGQHPFPKGRNISWGQLSLPQRLSQDCKELIRWCLSLHSLDRPSLEDLSCDPWLQDIHHP; encoded by the exons ATGCCAGGCCGGGCCATGCGCCCggcccgcccgcggccccgggcggggctgcgccctccccgcccccgggcGTCCCGCCGCGGTCTCGCCTCCGCCCGGCTCTTGCCCTACTGGCGGTGGCGCTGCTGGGCGGGCATCAGTGCCTGCCTCTTGGGCAGCATTGCCAGCCTCTGGCCCCGGCTGGCCCGActccggccccggccccggccccggctccggccccggccccggcgccggccccggctcctcccgggACCCGCCGAGGACACAGAcggcgcggccgctcccgccgcgtCCGCGGCCCCTTCCCCGGTCCGAGCTCTTCCGCTCGGCAGCGCGGCCCCCGCCCCCGAGCCGCCGGTGTCCCCTTCGAAAGAGGCAACATCTGGGGATACCCGGCCCGGGGCGGTTGAGGAGCAGCCGGGGGCCGTTTCTGGCCCCGGGCCGAGCGCTGACAGCCGCGTCTCGCCGGCAGGGAAGGCGCAGCAGGGCCTGACGGAGCGCTACCGG GTGGCCATCAAACGGGTGCCACGGAACCGCATCCGTCATTGGGGCGAGCTG CCCGACGGCACCAGCGCACCACTCGAGGTCGTGCTGCTGGACAAGGTGTCCACCGGCTTCCCTGGTGTGGTGCAGCTCCTCGAGTGGCTCGAGCTCCCCAACAACGTGGTGCTGGTGATGGAGCGGCCGGAGCACTCTGAGGACCTGCTTCATTTCATTCGAGCGCGGGGCTTCCTGTCCGAGGAGGTGGCACGGGAGCTGTTCCGCCAGGTCCTGGAGGCCGTGCGGCACTGCACCAGCTGCGGGGTCCTTCACAGGGACCTAAAACCAGAGAACATCCTGGTTGACCTGGCCACCGGCCAGGCCAAATTGATTGATTTTGGCTGCGGCACCCACCTGCAAGACACAGCCTACACCCGCTTTGCAG GAACACCATCGTACAGCCCCCCGGAATGGAACCATTTTGGCTGGTACTACGGCGAGGCAGCGACCGTCTGGTCCCTGGGCATCGTGCTGCACCAGATGGTCTGCGGGCAGCACCCGTTCCCGAAGGGCCGGAACATCAGCTGGGGCCAGCTGTCGCTCCCACAACGGCTCTCTCAAG ACTGCAAGGAGCTGATCAGATGGTGTCTGTCCCTGCACTCCTTGGACAGGCCCTCATTAGAAGACCTGTCCTGTGATCCTTGGCTGCAGGATATTCATCATCCGTAG
- the LOC116437150 gene encoding serine/threonine-protein kinase pim-1-like isoform X2 yields the protein MPGRAMRPARPRPRAGLRPPRPRASRRGLASARLLPYWRWRCWAGISACLLGSIASLWPRLARLRPRPRPRLRPRPRRRPRLLPGPAEDTDGAAAPAASAAPSPVRALPLGSAAPAPEPPVSPSKEATSGDTRPGAVEEQPGAVSGPGPSADSRVSPAGKAQQGLTERYRVGSLLGRGGFGSVFAATRLSDGAPPDGTSAPLEVVLLDKVSTGFPGVVQLLEWLELPNNVVLVMERPEHSEDLLHFIRARGFLSEEVARELFRQVLEAVRHCTSCGVLHRDLKPENILVDLATGQAKLIDFGCGTHLQDTAYTRFAGTPSYSPPEWNHFGWYYGEAATVWSLGIVLHQMVCGQHPFPKGRNISWGQLSLPQRLSQDCKELIRWCLSLHSLDRPSLEDLSCDPWLQDIHHP from the exons ATGCCAGGCCGGGCCATGCGCCCggcccgcccgcggccccgggcggggctgcgccctccccgcccccgggcGTCCCGCCGCGGTCTCGCCTCCGCCCGGCTCTTGCCCTACTGGCGGTGGCGCTGCTGGGCGGGCATCAGTGCCTGCCTCTTGGGCAGCATTGCCAGCCTCTGGCCCCGGCTGGCCCGActccggccccggccccggccccggctccggccccggccccggcgccggccccggctcctcccgggACCCGCCGAGGACACAGAcggcgcggccgctcccgccgcgtCCGCGGCCCCTTCCCCGGTCCGAGCTCTTCCGCTCGGCAGCGCGGCCCCCGCCCCCGAGCCGCCGGTGTCCCCTTCGAAAGAGGCAACATCTGGGGATACCCGGCCCGGGGCGGTTGAGGAGCAGCCGGGGGCCGTTTCTGGCCCCGGGCCGAGCGCTGACAGCCGCGTCTCGCCGGCAGGGAAGGCGCAGCAGGGCCTGACGGAGCGCTACCGGGTGGGTTCGCTGCTGGGGCGCGGCGGCTTCGGCAGCGTCTTCGCGGCGACGCGGCTCTCGGACGGCGCCCCG CCCGACGGCACCAGCGCACCACTCGAGGTCGTGCTGCTGGACAAGGTGTCCACCGGCTTCCCTGGTGTGGTGCAGCTCCTCGAGTGGCTCGAGCTCCCCAACAACGTGGTGCTGGTGATGGAGCGGCCGGAGCACTCTGAGGACCTGCTTCATTTCATTCGAGCGCGGGGCTTCCTGTCCGAGGAGGTGGCACGGGAGCTGTTCCGCCAGGTCCTGGAGGCCGTGCGGCACTGCACCAGCTGCGGGGTCCTTCACAGGGACCTAAAACCAGAGAACATCCTGGTTGACCTGGCCACCGGCCAGGCCAAATTGATTGATTTTGGCTGCGGCACCCACCTGCAAGACACAGCCTACACCCGCTTTGCAG GAACACCATCGTACAGCCCCCCGGAATGGAACCATTTTGGCTGGTACTACGGCGAGGCAGCGACCGTCTGGTCCCTGGGCATCGTGCTGCACCAGATGGTCTGCGGGCAGCACCCGTTCCCGAAGGGCCGGAACATCAGCTGGGGCCAGCTGTCGCTCCCACAACGGCTCTCTCAAG ACTGCAAGGAGCTGATCAGATGGTGTCTGTCCCTGCACTCCTTGGACAGGCCCTCATTAGAAGACCTGTCCTGTGATCCTTGGCTGCAGGATATTCATCATCCGTAG